The Armatimonadota bacterium genome contains a region encoding:
- a CDS encoding SAM-dependent DNA methyltransferase, whose protein sequence is MRNQANLGFEEKLFKAADKLRKNMDAAEYKHVVLGLIFLKYVSDAFQHRRTALEAELRAPETGFDEDAIQRTLEDRDEYAGEGVFWVPVQSRWETLQATATQPMIGQRIDDALYQLEQENPSLRAVFNRNYARPSLEDRTLTELINLFSDIDFMAGRHDDSESEQDVVGRVYEYCLKSFASLEGKRGGQFYTPPVVVRILTEMLEPFEGRVFDPCCGSGGMFVQSKKFIREHTRKQPGMFNPKGISVYGQESNETTWRLCQMNLAVHGIDGDIKWNPEGSFLRDAHPDLRADFVIANPPFNDSDWSGQLLRDDPRWRLGVPPAGNANYAWIQHFLYHLNEDGFAGFVMANGSLSSQQSGEGDIRRRMVEEDLVDCIVALPGQLFYSTGIPVCLWFLAKNKAGKGFRNRKGETLFINAGKLGYLEDRTHRMFEDEEIARITDTYHRWRGTLDGAYEDVPGFCKSATREEIAKSDFVLTPGRYCGSEAVEDDGEEFAVKFARLRETLEEQFNESTKLQEQIRQSLDFSCQ, encoded by the coding sequence ATGAGAAACCAAGCCAATTTAGGATTCGAGGAAAAGCTCTTCAAAGCTGCCGACAAGCTGCGAAAAAACATGGACGCGGCGGAGTACAAGCACGTCGTTCTCGGCTTGATCTTTCTCAAATACGTCTCGGACGCCTTCCAACACCGCCGAACTGCCCTCGAAGCTGAGCTCCGAGCCCCTGAAACCGGATTTGATGAAGACGCGATTCAGCGAACCCTTGAGGACCGGGATGAGTACGCCGGAGAAGGCGTCTTCTGGGTCCCGGTTCAAAGTCGGTGGGAGACCCTCCAGGCAACCGCCACTCAGCCAATGATCGGTCAGCGCATCGACGACGCCCTCTACCAGCTCGAACAAGAAAATCCGAGCCTCAGAGCGGTCTTCAATCGAAACTACGCCCGCCCCTCCCTCGAAGACCGAACCCTCACTGAGCTTATCAACCTCTTCTCCGATATCGACTTCATGGCCGGTCGACACGACGACAGCGAGTCAGAGCAGGATGTCGTTGGAAGGGTCTACGAATACTGCCTCAAGAGCTTTGCTTCCCTAGAAGGCAAACGAGGCGGGCAGTTCTACACTCCCCCGGTCGTGGTCCGAATCCTTACCGAGATGCTGGAGCCGTTCGAGGGTCGGGTCTTCGACCCTTGTTGCGGAAGCGGCGGCATGTTCGTCCAAAGTAAGAAGTTCATCCGCGAGCACACCCGCAAACAGCCGGGCATGTTCAACCCCAAGGGCATAAGCGTATACGGGCAGGAGAGCAACGAGACCACCTGGCGGCTCTGCCAGATGAACCTTGCCGTCCATGGGATCGACGGGGACATCAAGTGGAACCCCGAGGGTTCCTTCCTCCGGGATGCTCACCCCGACCTCCGGGCTGACTTCGTCATCGCCAACCCGCCCTTCAACGACTCCGACTGGAGCGGTCAGCTCCTCCGCGATGATCCCCGATGGAGGCTAGGGGTTCCTCCCGCCGGGAACGCGAACTACGCCTGGATTCAACACTTCCTCTACCACCTCAACGAGGACGGCTTCGCGGGCTTCGTTATGGCCAACGGCTCCCTCAGCTCCCAACAGTCGGGAGAGGGAGACATTCGGCGGAGGATGGTGGAGGAGGACCTGGTCGACTGTATCGTCGCTCTTCCCGGTCAACTCTTCTACTCGACCGGTATCCCCGTCTGCCTCTGGTTCCTCGCCAAGAACAAAGCGGGGAAGGGATTCCGGAATCGCAAGGGCGAGACTCTCTTCATCAACGCCGGAAAGCTTGGCTACCTAGAAGACCGAACTCACCGGATGTTCGAGGATGAGGAGATTGCCCGGATCACCGACACCTACCACCGATGGCGAGGAACCCTGGACGGAGCCTATGAGGACGTGCCCGGCTTCTGCAAGTCCGCCACTCGCGAGGAGATAGCCAAAAGCGACTTCGTGCTCACTCCTGGTCGTTATTGCGGCTCCGAAGCCGTCGAGGACGACGGGGAAGAATTCGCCGTCAAGTTCGCGAGGCTTCGGGAGACGCTCGAAGAGCAGTTCAATGAGTCAACAAAGCTCCAAGAGCAGATAAGACAAAGCTTAGACTTTTCATGCCAGTAA
- a CDS encoding glycosyltransferase — protein sequence MSLIQAAIVCHDDAHYLSSVIGALGEVPVTVFVSESSWGSAPAGNWQHTVEVAAKAGASVITGVWSDEESQRKAVLEWAKAERIQFLIVPDSDEILSAELLLSLKKIAAIDLADVVYCSMNTYWKSPEYVIRPRERLMPVIMLKPAEIRYEFIREFIGSRPLAITHEHGVLQHLSYSGPDSRVRRKVSSWSHKDEVVPNWLGDVWTKWDSDRTKQHLHPTRPEKYGFAERIKVPTELEHAWAEYLEAHGGQDPLHSESDEIDTGQPWPKVSIVIPLYGGGEDIRLCLDSLSKIRDVVHEVIVVDDRSPDEAAAVAESFDFVKLLRNEVNAGFAKTCNYGASQSTGEVILFLNSDTMVPRVGFLRQIRSLMKSGSIAAVGPSSNAVGHFQRIPVTYTSIEHIDPFAEDLALSGLDDFEADMLVGFCLAVRRTAWDEVGGFDERFAVGLFEDNDLCYKLRRAGYRLLVNPSAFVHHKGGASLDRHHEPTQELFLKNADLFHKKWQRDIETGFASHLSGRGPDSIRFDESRRPEKLIANLKTRVKEANISLCMIVKNEERVLADCLSSAKPFFNQIVVVDTGSNDATVEIAKSFGAEVYEIPWPDSFASARNESLSHATGDWICWLDADDTLPFSSGENIVGAVLWAPAQIGGLVLPVRFVNDDPEFGSSVDHVKVFRNNQGFQFEGRIHEQILPSLRGKGFDVTRIQAEVLHTGYDVSEEGQARKRQRDEKLLKLDLEDRPDHPFVLFNLGMTAHYNGEHEDAIKWLEKSVSFAKSGESHVRKAYALWAVSVRELGDNQTALQIVEKGLAEVGDDPELLFHLGLLCTNLGRLEDAAVAYEKVLMTDRSSFFSSSDTLIFGFKTLHNLGNVYSQLNDPVRAKQNFLAAMQSNPRFLHSTFDLFRLSLSERDWGTAEECLSNVQRIEGISSNFVKMEQQYHETRFAR from the coding sequence ATGAGCCTAATTCAAGCTGCTATTGTTTGTCACGATGACGCGCACTACTTGAGTTCCGTGATCGGAGCACTGGGCGAGGTGCCCGTCACTGTGTTCGTGAGCGAGTCGTCGTGGGGCTCTGCTCCCGCGGGCAACTGGCAGCACACCGTCGAAGTCGCCGCCAAAGCCGGTGCTTCGGTCATCACCGGCGTTTGGTCCGATGAAGAATCCCAGCGAAAAGCAGTTCTAGAGTGGGCTAAGGCCGAACGCATCCAGTTCCTGATTGTTCCAGACTCGGATGAAATCCTGAGCGCGGAATTGCTTCTGTCGTTGAAGAAAATCGCAGCTATAGATTTGGCGGATGTTGTGTATTGCTCGATGAACACTTATTGGAAGAGTCCAGAGTATGTTATCCGTCCTCGCGAAAGGCTGATGCCGGTCATCATGCTGAAGCCAGCGGAAATCCGGTACGAATTTATTCGGGAATTTATCGGTTCTCGCCCGCTTGCGATCACACATGAACATGGTGTCTTGCAACACCTGAGCTATTCTGGCCCCGACAGCCGCGTACGGAGAAAGGTGAGTTCATGGAGCCACAAGGACGAAGTTGTGCCTAACTGGCTTGGCGATGTATGGACCAAATGGGACTCAGACAGAACGAAACAGCATTTGCATCCCACAAGGCCCGAGAAGTACGGCTTTGCTGAGCGCATAAAAGTACCGACCGAATTGGAGCATGCTTGGGCCGAGTATCTGGAAGCGCATGGCGGACAGGATCCACTACATTCGGAAAGCGATGAGATTGATACGGGTCAACCTTGGCCAAAGGTCTCGATCGTCATCCCTTTATATGGCGGCGGGGAAGACATCAGATTATGCCTTGATAGCCTTTCAAAGATTCGAGATGTAGTGCACGAAGTGATCGTGGTAGACGACCGTTCTCCTGATGAGGCCGCTGCAGTTGCCGAGTCGTTCGACTTCGTTAAGCTGCTTCGGAATGAAGTCAATGCTGGGTTCGCGAAGACCTGCAACTATGGGGCAAGCCAGAGCACCGGCGAAGTTATTCTGTTCCTGAATTCGGACACGATGGTTCCCAGAGTTGGATTTTTGAGGCAAATCAGGTCGTTGATGAAGTCGGGATCGATTGCCGCTGTCGGCCCGAGCAGCAATGCAGTTGGACACTTCCAGCGGATACCTGTTACTTATACATCGATCGAGCACATCGACCCATTTGCTGAGGATCTTGCCCTTTCTGGTCTCGATGACTTTGAGGCTGATATGCTGGTCGGATTCTGTTTGGCCGTACGCCGCACCGCTTGGGACGAAGTCGGTGGCTTCGATGAGCGATTTGCGGTCGGATTGTTCGAAGATAACGATCTTTGCTACAAGCTTCGCCGAGCTGGCTACCGACTGCTTGTAAATCCTAGCGCATTTGTCCATCACAAAGGCGGCGCGAGCCTGGACAGACACCATGAGCCTACTCAAGAACTGTTCCTGAAGAATGCGGATCTTTTCCACAAGAAATGGCAACGAGACATTGAAACAGGGTTTGCTTCGCATCTTTCTGGGAGAGGTCCTGACTCAATTCGATTTGACGAGAGTCGGCGACCGGAGAAGTTGATCGCGAATCTGAAAACCCGTGTGAAGGAAGCAAATATTTCGCTTTGCATGATCGTGAAGAATGAAGAGCGAGTCTTGGCTGACTGCTTGAGTTCTGCCAAGCCATTCTTCAACCAGATTGTTGTGGTTGACACAGGGAGCAACGACGCGACTGTCGAGATTGCTAAGTCATTTGGAGCCGAAGTCTATGAAATTCCTTGGCCCGATAGCTTTGCAAGCGCACGCAATGAGTCGCTATCACACGCAACTGGAGACTGGATTTGCTGGCTTGACGCGGATGACACTCTCCCCTTTTCCTCTGGAGAGAACATTGTTGGAGCTGTACTTTGGGCTCCAGCCCAGATAGGAGGCCTAGTGTTACCTGTCAGATTTGTGAACGATGATCCGGAATTCGGCTCATCTGTGGACCACGTAAAGGTCTTTCGAAACAACCAAGGTTTCCAGTTTGAGGGCCGAATTCATGAACAGATTCTTCCATCGCTTCGAGGCAAAGGTTTTGACGTCACTCGTATTCAAGCAGAGGTTCTACACACAGGTTACGATGTTAGCGAAGAAGGCCAGGCTCGAAAGCGACAGAGGGACGAAAAGCTTCTTAAGCTTGACTTGGAGGATAGGCCCGACCATCCGTTCGTTCTGTTCAACTTGGGTATGACAGCTCACTACAACGGCGAACACGAAGACGCCATAAAGTGGCTAGAAAAGTCCGTATCTTTCGCTAAGAGTGGAGAATCCCATGTTCGAAAAGCCTATGCACTTTGGGCCGTTTCAGTTCGAGAACTTGGAGATAACCAAACTGCGCTGCAAATTGTGGAAAAGGGGTTAGCCGAAGTAGGAGATGATCCGGAACTACTTTTCCATTTGGGTCTGCTTTGCACCAATTTGGGCAGGCTCGAGGATGCTGCTGTCGCCTATGAAAAGGTTCTCATGACGGATAGAAGCTCGTTTTTCAGCAGCTCTGACACCTTGATATTCGGATTTAAGACTCTCCACAACCTCGGCAATGTCTACAGCCAATTGAACGATCCGGTGCGTGCAAAGCAGAACTTCTTGGCAGCAATGCAATCCAACCCGAGATTCTTGCACAGCACATTCGATCTCTTCCGATTGTCACTATCTGAACGAGACTGGGGCACCGCGGAGGAGTGCCTCAGCAATGTTCAGAGGATTGAAGGGATTTCGAGCAACTTTGTGAAAATGGAGCAGCAATACCACGAGACTAGATTTGCGCGATAA
- a CDS encoding RHS repeat protein, producing the protein MRFFPWEQPTAERLGTLQPTERELLPNPLADPFSGELKIDPEIRLQAKGFEVQISTYYNSASSRAVAYPWGLKRSCNVQAQLIPDTGSVTILRGDLTSYKFTGTHTSGTISTYTSDAAQYSGTLLTWDGTNFIETFADGKKITYGPDLASTGRYNILKIEDPSGNIHTYTYDSQVLSSIVVPGGDRVTFGYDANGMVSYIQDWADRRWTMTYDVDGQLISEQIPSGCTTEYEYTGGMLSRIQDPNGFAVTYAFDSGGKMLSATMGGATWNYAYDLTFEGATSTSVTAPNGAITTYMQDAQGRPGTTVLPDGCRVTIGYDAESRKVRETMPYGDIVSLTLNSFNQPLTSKDALGNTTQMSYDASNNLVQVEDPLGNKVTMTYDANRRMTSRMDPLGRITTYSWNSDGTLKSVTDPRNLKTTHSYDAKGNLCSTIYSDGGIASYTYDNLNRRVSASDPLGRTSTTAYDAANHIISMTNAAGEMSRQIYSGCLLQAQVDPLGNRTTMTYSRFGKPATSKNQLGNTTTYTYDSMGNLTEMKNPLGFVTTMVYDSMGRQTATINPNGNRTTTVYDAGGRTVAQVNALGQRSTTIYDARGPIASQDPLGRVTTYVFDAAGRQIATVSPMGFRATTVFDAAGRTLASIDQLGFRTTYSYDPAGNVIDVQDALGHRSTTVYSSNSNRAIAQLDALSRRTTYTYNVAGQQVSVQDPAGNFTTTIYDSAGRTWAVKNAIGAVTTLTYDGMSRQVATTDPLGRTSSTVYDAASRVIAGVLPSGRRTTTIYDAAGQAVAMIDSGSFTWSTEYDAAGQQIASVTPLGFRTTISYDGAGRPIETKNPRGFVSTTVYDAAGQTIAGVDALGFRTTYSYDADGRQVEILDPAGGRITMAYDARSAMTAIANQLNQRTTYTYDGSGQTTTRRFANGDVTTYSYDNVGQAIATLYADSSRVTMQYDTRGNLTTLTDSSGTTLMSFDALSRETYREGFMGQSVATAFNSANEVLAKTDVAGRIISYTYDSDGRTSCVIDNSSLRTTMVYDNRGLKTATQLPSQRVQSVSYDSDGRVLALTDSKLGSSIQIFTYTYDPNGNRKTVLDWSDNFDNITTYTYDAKDRLIQDETSGTLEHNFTYTYDSRDNILTSSEEGEVVVQTYDAASRLIDRTTGSGTESYTYDANGNMVWLVADGKESAYTWNKENMLVNVVYKGTPETDAEFTYNAFNQKVLESVSSAPEDLVLAWDGGQYLGSTPVGTDLKTARLNVDGVAIAELVDGEGRVDYLVDALGSVTGVTNASGSVKRDARYSPYGTLLSGNQFEWGWTGNTGSRHSGVPYAEQYNWNRHYSSRTKQWISRDGLWPSENAYGYVIGNPANWVDANGRIRFTGWTWNPYLGGIVAAPGQIMIPIPLPPVPPPAPTAPLPSLPTHQPEPPSPPSWPKPPGGTARAPKFWWCYQKIRARLDISPKEACLYCKKASNSNVDCDSPVFGQEECQLPGWFPPILQTDFPAGRLDGPNGQKLCYGECVKKYPPGLKTWARPYCRDACRILTTKGCDELFKRCAEICIDSGEHHCKLCMAQYDWWCSGF; encoded by the coding sequence ATGCGATTTTTTCCCTGGGAACAACCAACAGCTGAGCGTCTGGGCACGCTTCAACCAACCGAAAGAGAGCTTCTCCCGAATCCTCTGGCGGACCCATTTTCGGGCGAGCTAAAGATCGACCCTGAGATTCGGCTCCAGGCAAAAGGCTTTGAAGTTCAGATCAGCACCTATTACAACTCGGCATCATCGAGGGCAGTTGCATACCCTTGGGGATTAAAACGCAGTTGTAATGTACAGGCCCAACTCATTCCGGATACTGGGAGCGTCACTATCCTCCGGGGAGACCTCACCTCCTATAAATTCACGGGTACTCACACTTCTGGCACGATTTCCACATACACATCGGACGCGGCTCAATACAGTGGAACGCTGTTGACCTGGGACGGTACGAACTTCATTGAAACGTTCGCGGACGGAAAGAAAATCACTTATGGTCCAGATCTAGCGAGCACGGGTCGCTACAACATCCTTAAGATCGAGGACCCATCGGGCAACATCCACACCTACACGTACGATTCCCAAGTACTAAGCAGCATTGTCGTGCCTGGTGGGGACCGTGTGACGTTCGGCTACGACGCGAATGGGATGGTGTCCTACATTCAAGACTGGGCGGATCGCCGTTGGACCATGACGTACGACGTCGATGGTCAGCTCATCAGTGAGCAAATTCCGAGTGGATGTACGACCGAGTACGAGTACACCGGCGGGATGCTCTCGCGCATTCAGGATCCGAACGGTTTCGCTGTCACATACGCTTTTGATTCCGGTGGCAAAATGCTCTCCGCTACAATGGGTGGAGCGACCTGGAATTACGCCTATGATCTAACTTTCGAGGGGGCAACTTCAACTAGTGTCACTGCGCCTAATGGAGCCATCACGACCTACATGCAGGATGCACAAGGTAGGCCCGGAACCACCGTGCTCCCAGACGGATGCCGTGTCACGATCGGTTACGACGCCGAATCTCGAAAAGTGCGCGAGACCATGCCGTACGGCGACATTGTAAGCCTTACACTCAACAGCTTCAACCAGCCACTTACGAGCAAAGATGCGCTAGGCAACACGACGCAAATGTCCTACGATGCGTCGAACAACCTAGTCCAAGTAGAGGACCCGCTCGGCAACAAGGTCACGATGACCTACGATGCAAACCGCCGAATGACAAGTCGGATGGATCCTCTCGGTAGGATCACGACTTACTCCTGGAATTCTGACGGAACACTGAAATCTGTCACTGACCCGAGGAACCTCAAAACGACGCACAGCTACGACGCCAAAGGCAACCTTTGCTCCACTATCTACAGCGATGGAGGCATTGCTAGCTACACCTACGACAATCTGAACCGCCGTGTGAGTGCCAGTGATCCGCTCGGGCGCACTTCCACCACAGCTTACGACGCCGCAAACCACATCATTTCAATGACTAATGCGGCAGGCGAGATGTCGCGGCAAATTTACTCCGGTTGCTTGCTCCAGGCTCAAGTTGATCCGCTCGGAAATCGCACGACGATGACCTATAGCCGGTTCGGCAAGCCAGCAACGTCGAAGAACCAACTCGGAAATACCACGACGTACACCTATGACTCGATGGGCAATCTCACCGAGATGAAGAATCCGCTCGGGTTCGTCACCACCATGGTTTACGACTCGATGGGGCGACAAACCGCGACGATCAATCCTAACGGCAATCGGACCACAACCGTTTATGACGCCGGCGGGCGAACCGTTGCGCAGGTCAATGCACTTGGTCAAAGATCAACCACAATTTACGATGCTCGTGGCCCAATTGCGTCTCAAGATCCTCTCGGCCGCGTCACGACCTACGTCTTTGATGCCGCGGGAAGACAAATTGCGACCGTTTCGCCGATGGGATTCCGCGCTACGACGGTATTTGATGCCGCCGGAAGAACGCTTGCAAGCATCGACCAACTCGGGTTCCGAACGACTTATTCGTACGACCCCGCTGGCAACGTCATCGACGTCCAGGATGCCCTAGGCCACCGCTCTACCACTGTATATTCAAGCAATAGCAACCGCGCTATTGCTCAATTAGACGCGCTCAGCCGCCGAACGACTTACACCTACAACGTCGCAGGTCAACAAGTTTCGGTGCAGGACCCAGCCGGGAACTTCACGACCACTATTTATGATTCTGCCGGGCGAACCTGGGCGGTCAAGAATGCAATCGGAGCCGTCACGACCTTGACCTACGATGGCATGAGCCGCCAGGTGGCCACAACTGATCCTCTCGGCAGAACGTCGTCCACGGTTTACGATGCAGCCAGCCGAGTCATCGCAGGAGTGCTCCCGTCCGGACGCCGCACCACCACGATTTATGATGCCGCTGGTCAAGCGGTTGCAATGATTGACAGCGGGAGCTTCACATGGAGCACCGAGTACGATGCCGCTGGACAACAGATCGCGAGCGTCACGCCTCTCGGATTCAGGACCACGATATCGTACGATGGCGCGGGCAGGCCTATCGAGACCAAGAATCCACGCGGATTCGTGAGCACCACGGTCTATGATGCCGCTGGGCAGACCATTGCGGGCGTGGATGCTCTCGGATTCCGAACCACCTACTCGTATGATGCTGACGGTCGGCAGGTAGAAATTCTCGATCCTGCTGGCGGCCGCATCACGATGGCATACGACGCCAGGAGCGCGATGACCGCCATCGCCAATCAACTGAATCAGCGAACGACATACACCTATGACGGCTCTGGGCAGACCACCACGCGCCGCTTCGCCAACGGAGATGTCACCACGTACTCGTATGACAATGTTGGGCAGGCAATTGCGACACTGTATGCCGACTCATCGCGCGTCACCATGCAGTACGACACGCGAGGAAATCTCACAACCCTAACTGATTCCAGCGGAACTACATTAATGTCCTTTGACGCGTTGAGTCGAGAGACTTATCGTGAAGGCTTCATGGGGCAGTCGGTCGCAACCGCATTTAACAGCGCGAACGAAGTTCTTGCGAAGACGGATGTCGCAGGAAGAATCATTAGTTACACCTACGACAGCGATGGTAGAACTTCTTGCGTCATCGACAATTCTAGTCTCAGAACTACGATGGTTTATGACAACCGCGGGCTTAAGACTGCGACGCAACTCCCAAGCCAAAGAGTGCAATCCGTTTCCTATGATTCCGATGGCAGAGTGCTTGCGCTCACCGATTCGAAGCTTGGCAGTTCAATTCAAATATTCACCTATACGTACGATCCAAATGGCAATCGAAAGACGGTTCTGGATTGGAGTGATAACTTCGACAACATCACAACTTACACCTACGACGCTAAAGATCGCCTGATCCAAGATGAAACCAGCGGTACCCTGGAACACAATTTCACCTACACGTACGACTCGAGAGACAATATTCTGACATCAAGCGAAGAGGGCGAGGTAGTGGTTCAAACTTACGACGCCGCTAGTCGATTGATTGACCGAACGACTGGCTCGGGTACAGAGTCCTACACTTACGACGCCAACGGAAACATGGTCTGGCTCGTCGCCGACGGCAAGGAATCTGCGTACACTTGGAACAAGGAGAATATGCTCGTGAATGTGGTCTACAAAGGCACCCCAGAAACCGACGCCGAATTCACCTATAACGCTTTCAACCAGAAGGTTCTGGAGAGCGTGAGTTCTGCTCCGGAGGATCTTGTTCTCGCGTGGGACGGAGGCCAATACTTAGGATCAACTCCGGTCGGGACGGATCTCAAGACCGCTCGCTTAAACGTGGATGGTGTCGCGATTGCTGAACTCGTTGATGGCGAAGGCCGCGTTGATTACTTGGTCGATGCGCTGGGTTCAGTGACTGGCGTAACCAATGCTTCGGGCTCCGTGAAGCGCGATGCACGGTACTCGCCATATGGCACCTTGCTTTCTGGCAACCAGTTCGAATGGGGCTGGACCGGAAACACTGGCTCGCGCCATTCCGGCGTTCCGTATGCCGAGCAGTACAATTGGAATCGGCACTACTCGAGCCGCACAAAGCAGTGGATTAGCAGGGATGGACTTTGGCCTAGCGAGAATGCTTATGGGTATGTGATCGGGAATCCGGCGAATTGGGTAGACGCCAATGGTCGGATACGGTTCACAGGCTGGACTTGGAATCCGTATCTAGGAGGGATCGTGGCTGCGCCGGGGCAAATCATGATTCCTATACCTTTACCTCCCGTACCCCCGCCAGCACCAACTGCTCCGTTGCCTTCTTTGCCGACACATCAACCGGAGCCACCATCACCTCCGAGCTGGCCGAAACCTCCAGGTGGCACGGCGCGTGCACCCAAATTCTGGTGGTGCTACCAGAAAATAAGAGCACGACTGGATATATCTCCTAAAGAAGCTTGCTTGTACTGTAAGAAAGCTTCTAATAGCAATGTTGATTGCGATTCGCCTGTATTTGGTCAAGAAGAATGTCAGTTGCCTGGGTGGTTCCCTCCAATCTTGCAAACTGACTTTCCTGCTGGTCGGCTTGATGGTCCTAATGGACAAAAACTCTGTTATGGTGAGTGTGTGAAAAAGTATCCCCCGGGACTAAAGACTTGGGCGAGACCCTATTGCAGAGACGCTTGCCGAATCTTAACAACTAAGGGTTGTGACGAACTATTTAAAAGATGTGCTGAGATATGTATTGATTCTGGAGAGCATCACTGTAAACTGTGCATGGCGCAATACGATTGGTGGTGTAGCGGCTTCTGA
- a CDS encoding iron-sulfur cluster assembly scaffold protein: MEGSTHYGVSGVPGEGPYVELWFRVADSSIMECRYKTNGCPTSIASSSVVASLLAGKSVQVALSVNEHDIAVLLGEIPEGKEDCPQRVVDAIRAALAK, translated from the coding sequence ATGGAGGGCTCCACGCACTACGGTGTCTCTGGAGTACCAGGTGAAGGTCCGTATGTCGAGCTCTGGTTTCGCGTGGCGGACAGCAGCATTATGGAATGTCGGTACAAGACAAATGGTTGCCCAACCTCGATTGCTTCGTCGAGCGTCGTAGCAAGTTTGTTGGCAGGGAAGTCTGTTCAGGTTGCACTAAGTGTAAACGAGCATGACATCGCGGTTTTGCTCGGGGAGATCCCTGAAGGCAAAGAAGATTGTCCGCAAAGAGTGGTTGACGCCATTCGGGCCGCACTCGCGAAGTAA
- a CDS encoding helix-turn-helix domain-containing protein has product MIENHEKLLLTIEEAAHLLGIGRTTAYTLVKEGEWRTLKIGRLRRISRSELDRWIQQKLGYLSES; this is encoded by the coding sequence ATCATTGAAAATCACGAAAAACTGCTCCTCACCATCGAAGAAGCAGCCCATCTGCTAGGAATAGGCCGAACGACCGCCTACACGCTCGTTAAAGAGGGGGAATGGAGGACCTTGAAAATAGGCCGCCTTCGAAGAATCTCACGCTCCGAACTCGATCGATGGATTCAGCAGAAGCTCGGATACTTGTCAGAGAGTTGA
- a CDS encoding AAA family ATPase, with product MSEHEDFNSDPRDKECIPPEVPEIAYSDPGSDNDVGDIADQHLQAVGPESPTKPHGEGTMDERGGYEYLRDVDAIVDRMLDEGLQEMERYAQRDLLPAAGLPPSTTVWLWEGYIMRGKVTNVEAKGGSGKSRLILGIAAGLSLGVWPFTSDSATSVTCKPGKTLILTSEDTPEEITDTFK from the coding sequence ATGAGCGAGCACGAGGATTTCAACTCCGACCCACGAGATAAGGAATGCATTCCACCAGAAGTGCCGGAAATCGCATATAGCGACCCCGGTTCAGATAACGACGTTGGCGACATTGCAGATCAACACTTGCAAGCTGTCGGACCAGAGTCACCAACGAAACCACATGGCGAAGGGACCATGGATGAGCGCGGTGGATATGAATACCTTAGAGATGTTGATGCCATTGTCGACCGCATGCTTGACGAGGGCCTGCAAGAGATGGAGCGCTATGCACAGCGCGACCTTCTGCCAGCGGCTGGGCTGCCACCATCGACGACGGTATGGCTCTGGGAAGGGTACATCATGCGTGGCAAAGTGACAAACGTTGAAGCTAAGGGTGGGTCGGGTAAATCCCGGCTCATCCTGGGCATCGCTGCTGGGCTATCGCTAGGCGTGTGGCCGTTTACTTCGGACTCGGCAACCTCAGTCACGTGCAAGCCTGGGAAAACCCTGATCCTCACATCAGAAGATACCCCTGAGGAAATCACCGACACGTTTAAGTAG